Proteins encoded together in one Candidatus Xianfuyuplasma coldseepsis window:
- the rpsF gene encoding 30S ribosomal protein S6, producing MRKYEIMYVIRPTVLEEARPQVIADLNEIFTSRGGELLDVNEWGMRDLAYEIQKHKKGYYVVLSVNCNDEARAEFDRVVRIREDIIRHLIIRDER from the coding sequence ATGAGAAAATACGAAATCATGTATGTCATTCGTCCTACAGTCCTAGAAGAAGCACGTCCACAAGTCATCGCTGACTTGAATGAGATTTTCACATCTCGTGGCGGCGAACTTTTAGATGTAAACGAGTGGGGTATGAGAGACCTTGCTTATGAGATTCAAAAGCATAAAAAAGGATACTATGTCGTATTGAGCGTCAACTGTAACGACGAAGCTCGAGCTGAGTTTGATCGTGTTGTACGTATCCGTGAAGACATTATTC